Sequence from the Carassius gibelio isolate Cgi1373 ecotype wild population from Czech Republic chromosome A7, carGib1.2-hapl.c, whole genome shotgun sequence genome:
tacacaaacatgcacctatacatttaaaaatatttacataaagagtttatattatataaatatttgcatataaacaaaacattttttatataaacataataaatatacacactaatATTTTAAGCAAACAAATTTATTtaggatgtgattaattgcaattaatcatttgatagcgctaataaaaatataaaacagtttcattgtaataatatttcaaaatattattgtttttactgcatttttgattaaataaacataGCCTTGGTGAACAAAAGCAAAGAATGTTAGCGACCTGAAATTTTGTAGATGTTTTTGTTGATCTACGATGGAAGCATCTGCTGTGAAGTACTTCAGAAGCAATGCTTCACATTCATCTGCTAAACTGATCATGTATTAAATGCATTAAGTTATAATAACAATACGTCACTGGTGTCGTGAAAGTTGAACACACCAGAACAGTGCAGCAGAACACAGACGCAATCTGGCTCACAATGTTACATTTGTGATTTTATTGCATGTCATGTTACGTCAACGTCACACACGTTTTATTGACAAATATACTATTTAAGACAATCAGCAGAACCAGCCCTCTTTGTTTGAGTCCACGTGTAGCACCTCAAACTGTACCCAAAAGCCCTTGAAATATTTGGCTTTCGACTGCAAAATACACGAGTCTGTTAAACTAGCACATTACAAAAAGattattttggtggaaaagaaaattacaaaaccaaaataaatagatttGAAAGAATTAGGACTAATTGTACCACCAGCATTCTAAAAGCTCTGAATGATcaataacagcaacaaaaacgaAGGTCTGAACACCTTTATGAATCGAGGGATTTGATGAATTTTTCATAAGCAGCTTCATCCATGAGTTCGTCAAGTTCTGCAGGTTTCTCTATGGTCATCTTAATTAACCATCCTTGAGGAGAGAGAAAGGAATGTTTTAGTGGTATATGACACATTCATATACAGTATTATGTGATTTCAGTTTAGTAAGAGACTAACAGCTGCACTCACCGTCTTCATAGCAGGCTTTATTTACTAGTCCCGGGTTATCTGTCAGATTTGTGTTGATTTCGGTCACTTCTCCAGTCAGTGGAGAATACAACTCACTAGCAGCTTTGACGCTTTCTAAAGCACCGAACTcctctgaaaaagaaaaacagttcaTGTTGTTTGTGCTAGAACAGGCAGAAGGCGTAAGATGGGGATTTCAGATTCTTCTCACCCATTTGTTCAAGCTTTGTTCCCACTTCTGGTAGCCCACAGTATACCACATCACCTAACGCTTCCTGTGGTGATAGAACGGAGGAAAATGTCAAACATCTATTAATAAGGAAGATCATTTTAAACTAAACTTGAAAACTGCATAAAAGACACTACTGCAATACTATTAGTGTAAAACAACATAACTTTTAAAGTcaacatcaaattaaaattaaaccctCCCTATTTGTGTTTTTTTAGCACATTACACCaaagatgaaaaagaaaagtGATTGTTTCAACACCTCCCttccttttcattttatttggaaACACGTCAAATTATTGAAGTAAAATGGGCTGTGACTTATTTCAAGttgcctttaaagggatagttcaccccaaaattaacatttgattgtttatttgcttacccccagggcgTCCAAggtgtaggtgactttgtttcttcagtagaacacaaactaagatttttaactcaaaccgttgcagtctatcagtcttataatgtaagtcttataatgtaagtcaatgggaatcatggctttgagaatcaaaaaatatatatacaaagaaaACCAAATTAAACACTGTGGCTTGTGACGATACACGTAGGTCTTAAGACACAAAACAaccggtctgtgcaagaaactgaacagtacttATATCATTTTTTACCTCTGATCCACTGCAATGTCCAATTGCCCCGAGCGCGTGATGTCAAAAAAAAACAGTTGGGCAAACAAATTCCATGTTGTCTGATGATATAACAAAATAGTCTTCCATTGTGATGACCTGTACTTCtacagtaaatatctttagatCATAGCTGTATGCCATAGCATATACACACACGTCACATGCTGCATGTTGTAAACGCACTCAGACATTGTGGAGGATCAGAGATTaaagaagaaaggaaaaaaacaatataaatactgttcagtttcttgcacagaccgatcgtttccTGTCTTAAGACCACAGTGTATCATCACAAGCCACagtgtttaatttggttttgtctgtgtatgtctttttgactctcaaagacgtgattcccatccacttacattataagactgatagactgcaacggtttgagttaatctctgtttgtgttctgctgaagaaacaaagtcactgggggtaagcagataaacatcacatgttcatttttgggtgaactatccctttaaggtgcaTATCTATGG
This genomic interval carries:
- the LOC128016494 gene encoding glycine cleavage system H protein, mitochondrial; this encodes MAMCAALRCVSANFSAALPLLTRPAHIWTCQNSLRPNVLRTLSTSSRLSGALKFTDKHEWVRVEGTVGTVGISNFAQEALGDVVYCGLPEVGTKLEQMEEFGALESVKAASELYSPLTGEVTEINTNLTDNPGLVNKACYEDGWLIKMTIEKPAELDELMDEAAYEKFIKSLDS